GTGGTTTGGTGCGTTTCTTCATTTTCAGCTCCAGTGGTATATCAGTTTACCAGTACTACTTCTTCGGGATAGCTATAGGTGCGGTTGTCTGAGCGAACGGCAAAGGCGACGGCAAAGGTAAGCAGGCCCACCCTCCCTAAAAACATGGAGAACACCAGCACCAGTTTGCCAATATTGGTGAGGTCTGCGGTAATGCCTCGGGAGAGCCCAACAGTCATAAAAGCGGAAATCTGTTCAAAGAGAATATCGAGAAACGGAAAATCCTCGGTGATAGTCAGAATAATGGTGCAGACGCTGAGAATCAGAAACGCCAGAAAGGTTGCACTGATGGCACGAAAAATCACAGATTGCGGCAGGGTACGGCTGGCGATTTCCACACGGTCTTTCCCCTGGATTGTCGCGATCATGGAGGCGAAGAGCACGTACACCGTTGTGGTTTTCAGGCCACCCGCCGTGGAGGAAGGCGAAGCTCCAATAATCATCAGCAGCATAATGATCAGGGATGTGGCGGCGCTCAAGGCTCCCGTATCCAGGGTATTGAATCCGGCTGTGCGGGAGGTGACGCTTTGAAAAAGGGAAAGGAGAAATTTTTCGCTGGTGCTGTAACCTGCCAGAACCCCATGCCATTCAATCGCCAGCACCAACAGGGTTCCTGCCACGATCAGGCCAGCGGTCATTCGCAGTACGATGAGGCTGTGGACACTCAGGCACCGGTGCCTGGTGGCGGGTGCACCGAAATATTTCTGCACAAGTTCCGATACGGTGGTGAACCCCAACCCTCCAACAATAATCAGGGACATGGTCACGATATTGATGGGGAGAGACACCGCGTTACTAGGATCGGCAAGACTGTTGGAAAAAACGGAGAAGCCAGCGTTGCAGAATGCGGATACTGTGTGAAAGACCGCAAAAAACAAGCGCTCTCCCATATCCGGTATGAACTCTTTCCAACTGAAAAAATACACCGCTGCTCCTATTCCCTCGAAACCGAGGGTAAACAGGACAATGCGTTTGAGGGTGCGGGAAACCGCACGCACATCATCCTGTTGAACCACTCCGCGCAGCAGGCTGCGTTCGCTGACTCCAATGCCCCCTGAGAGGTAGAGGGCGAGGTAGGTGGCAAAGGTTATGACGCCAATACCTCCCAGCTGAATAAGGATCAGAATCACTGACTGTCCGAAGCGGCTCAGGTGGGTGGCCGTATCAACCACAATCAACCCGGTGACACAAACCGCACTGGTGGACATGAAAAGGGCATTGATAAGTTCAAGTCCGCTTCGGTCATGGGTGCTTGCCGGAAGCATAAGCAGTAGGGTGCCCACCAGAATGACACCGAGAAAGCTCGACAGAATGAGCTTTGCGGGATTGTCACTGTTGGCGATGGTCTCGGGGATGGCCTGGATAATCTTGATGGTGACCAGGGTAACCAGGTAGATCTGGATAGCCAGGAGCATAAGGGTATCTGAACCATAAACACCAATCCCTTGCAATGCTGAAACAAGGTGGCGTCCATCGGCGAGGAGGAGATCCAGACCCATGGCGCAGGCAAGGGTTGCTCCGGTGCCTTCAGCCCAGCGCTTTCGCAGGAGCTCTTTTTTGCGGGGTGTCAGGAGAAGCCGCGTAAAAAAGTGCAGACCAAATGCTACGAGCAAAGTTTGTTCAACAAGCATTGCTACGGGTGACTGGCGTGAGGAATCCATTGCGAGGGGGATCAGCAGCGACCCGAACACAAGAACCCCAAGCACAATGGAAAGGGCTTTCAGGACAGGGTGTGCGCGCTGACTGAAATCGTAAAGATCATCCTGGAAAAACTGATAGGTAAGCCTGGCCCTGCGGTAGTGCTTTTTCCAGGCAAGGTCAAGGCGTGCAATCCGGCGGCGCCAGTGGTATGGAAGCTGGCTCATAGCTTCTCGCGATCTCCCTTAGGGCAATGTCCCCCCCCATATACGCCTTTTACAGGCAAGAGGCAATATGCGGGTGGAACGATTCGGTCCGGCAGAAGAATGTAGTGACTCGCAAATGCTGAATACTTCGCTTTCTTGCACGTCACTTTGAGTTTTTTGTCCATTGGCCAACATACCCCGGCAACATCCTCAGGGCACCCAGTTTGCCCCATGGGTTATCCCTGGTACAGTCTTTGTCTTCCTACGCTTTGCGCAGTATCAGGCCGTAGTGGTAGGGCGGGAAGTCAAACACAGTGCCAGGGCTGCATTCCAGCCCTGCCTGCTTGCCCCATTGTATGCACTGCTGCGGCGTGGGGCGGATATCCATGGCTGGCCCTCTGGGAGTAGCGGGATCGGGATTCCAGTGGATAATAGCAATGCGACCGCCTCGAACCAGTGCAGAGCTGGCTTCTCGCAACAGTGTCAGGGGCTGCTCGTGGTGGAGAATATTGAAGAGCAGGGCGACATCCATGCTGCCAGGCGGCAGACCGGTACCCTCGACGATGAAATCACGAACCTGAACATGTACGTTTGCGATATTGCTTCGGGCACATTTCTCTTTTACTCGCTGGACCATGGAGGGTTCGATATCCAGAGCGTAGACAGTTCCATGAATCAAGGCGGCAGCCGCCAGGGTGAATGTTCCATAGCCACTGCCAAATTCCACGATGTCCTGCGTGTCTTTGTTCAGGCCCAAACTTTGCAAAATACGCTCAGCGTCAAAAAAGCTCTCCCACAGCATCTCTTCGGGCATGCCACTGTCACGGACTTTCATATGGTATCACTCCATCAAAAACTCAGGACGCGATCGCTGTCCACAACCCACTGGGAAAGCTGCTGCATGGTGGACTTTTCGGCACCTTCGAAATAGGGTTCATTTTTGTAAATTCCGCAACGGGCCATGCAGGTACCGCACACTTTGACGGGGATGCCCTGGGCTATCAGTTCCCGGAGCATCTGGCTCAGGTCCTGATCATAACCCTCGGGCGGAACGCAGCTATTGCGGGCCATATCCACGGCATCGTTCATCAGAAAGACGCGCACTTCCTGAGCGTCCTTATGCAGCTGTTCCGCCAGGCGCAGGCCATTCCAGGTGACGTCGGTGTTATCGTAGGGTTCGCGATTGAAGATGAGCAGAACTTTCATGATAGCCTCCTTTATGTTGGGTTATGGGTATTCACAACTTGTGTCAGGAGCTCCAGCACCCTCTGCAGCTCCGCATATTTGGTGTTACGCCCCAGGCTGAAGCGCACCGCTCCCATGCCCGCACTTACGGGAACTCCCATGGCTTCAAGCACCGGCGAGAGGCTGATAGCGCCAGCGTGGCAGGCCGAGCCAGTGGATGCCGCCACTTCCGGCATTTGCTCCAGGATTTCCGCGCCGATAGCACCGTGAAAGTTCACGTTGAGAGTATTGGGAAGGCGTTCAGTGGGGTGTCCGTTAAGACTGATGCGGTTGCCGAATTGGTTTTGCAGGTGTTGCCAGAATTCATCACGCATGGCGATCATTTCAGCGGCTCCTGTCCACTCTCCTGCCAGTTCGCAGGCAGCACCCAGGGCTACATTCAGCAGAACGTTTTCCGTTCCTGCGCGGCGGCCTGCCTCGTGGGCCGCCCCATGCACAAGAGGCACGATGGGCGTTCCTTCGCGGATGTACAGGGCTCCCACCCCCTTGGGTGCAGAGAGCTTGTGTCCGGCAACACTGAGCAAATCAACGCCCAAGGCATCCATCACCGTGGGAATTTTCCCCACACTCTGGGCAGCATCGGTGTGGAACAGTATGCCTGCTGCCCTGGCAATTTCCCCAATGGCTTCTATTGGTTGAATGGTTCCGGTTTCATTATTGGCGTGCATGATGGAAATAAGGATGGTGTCTTTGTCGATTGCCCGGCGCACCTGCTCCGGGTCAACCATTCCGTAGCCGTCAACCGGCAGTCTGGTTATCCGCGCGCCCAGGCTTTCCAGAAAGCGACAGGGCTCCAGTACAGCTGGATGCTCCACAGCGCTGGTAATAATGTGGTTTCCTTGATAGCGCAGGGCAAAATAGACGCCCTTGATGGCGTGGTTGTTGGCTTCGCTGCCACCACTGGTAAAGACGACTTCGGTCGGGTCGCAATCCAGCAGGTTGGCCACCTGGCCGCGTGCTGCCTCCAGGGCATCTTTGGCACCGCTGCTGGCCCAGTGCTGGCTGGAAGGATTACCGAAGTGATCCTCCAGATATGGCTGCATGGCAGCCAGTACTTCCGGGGCAACGGGAGTACTGGCGTTGGAGTCAAGGTAGATCAGGCTCACTCTTTCACCTCCGCAGATAACTCCTTCTCCCGCTGAATCTGCTCCTTTGTCTTGTGGATAGGACTACGCTCCTGGGCCAGCAAGTCAAAGAAACCGGCCACCAACTGGGGGCGGCTGAGGTAGTAGCAGCGCAGGGCACCGTCCTGGGCAAAGTCCACAAGGCCGGCATGGCGCAGCACCGCCAGGTGCTGGGAGATATTGGCCTGGGATACGGGCAGGATGTCTTCCATGTCCGTAACACAGCGCGTTCCCTGCAGCAGTTCAGCGGCAATCAGCAGACGGGTTGGATGGGCCAGGGCTTTGAGTATGGCCGCCCAGTTTTGCGACTGTTCAGAGTGCATGGGTACTCCTTAATGGATATTCGAATATCCTTATATGTCATAATAAGGGCTATGGCAAGGAAGTTTCATGGCGAAAGAGAAAAAACCGCGCGCTTTCCCTAACGCTCATTGCTCATCGCCAGCCAGAGAGGCTTTCTCCGGCGGTTTTGATCTTTGCTGGTAGCGAGCAGCAGGCAGTGTGTGGGAGGCAAGGCGCCCGTTCAGGTTGAGGATTAGAAGTGGGTTGCTTTCAACTCTTTATTTCTTGGTGTTTTGGTGGGCTTTGCGTGACACTTGTCCCCGTCTTTTCTGTGTCCTGACTCTCAGGCGTTTTCACCTGGCAGAATCCCTGGGCTGGCACATCCAAAGCGGCGTTGAACTTGCTGGAGAGGTTCTGAAAGGCAATAAGGCCGGTGAGCTCCACCAGCGCGTCATCGTCAAAGTACATCCGCAGCCGCGCCATCAGATCATCACTGACCTGCCCATCGGTGCGGGTTATGGCTTCGGTGTACTCCAGCACCGTCCGCTCTTTTTCATCAAACAGGTCGCTTTCACGCCAGCCACTCAGCGCTTCCACCTTGTCCATGCTGCTGCTGCGCCTGGCCAGGGTAGCGGAGTTGATATCCACGCAGAAGTGGCACCAGTTTATCTGGGATACCCGCACGGTGACCAGGGAACGCAACACGGGATCGATGGGGGATGAGCGGCGATCAAGCACGCCGTAGAGTATAGCCACGGCGGCGAAGAGTCTGGGCACCCGGCCCCAGAGCAGGCCCGGTTGCAGTACGCTGCCATAGCGGCGTTTCTGGCTCCAGAAGAAGGGTTTCAGCCACCAGGGATAGGCATTCAGTGGCTTGGTGGGTATGTGCATATGGTTCTCCTTTTCATGGGCAATACTCCTGTGGATCGGCATGGGAATCTGCGGCTAGCAATCGAATATCGGCGTACCAGGCGCGGGCCTGGCTGCCGGTATTGTCAGTATCGGTCATCAGGGCAATGGCGCCAGCTTTTGGAGGTATGCTTCCAAATATTTCCCGGTAGTCCTGGTAGACATTGCGGCACTGGGTAATCCAGGTTCCGGCATGCTGGTTGCCACTTTGCACGGCTACCATACGGGCATTGCTGAAGAAGGGGTTGGGTACCACCTGCCCCTGGGGCAAATGGTTGGCCCAGATATAGTTGATACTTTTGGTATTGGGGCGAAACCAGTGGGGAAAGACCACATACACCCGTGCTGCGTAGTCGTCCCCGGCTTTGGTCAGGGCATTGCCA
This portion of the Desulfurispirillum indicum S5 genome encodes:
- a CDS encoding class I SAM-dependent methyltransferase produces the protein MKVRDSGMPEEMLWESFFDAERILQSLGLNKDTQDIVEFGSGYGTFTLAAAALIHGTVYALDIEPSMVQRVKEKCARSNIANVHVQVRDFIVEGTGLPPGSMDVALLFNILHHEQPLTLLREASSALVRGGRIAIIHWNPDPATPRGPAMDIRPTPQQCIQWGKQAGLECSPGTVFDFPPYHYGLILRKA
- a CDS encoding cysteine desulfurase family protein: MSLIYLDSNASTPVAPEVLAAMQPYLEDHFGNPSSQHWASSGAKDALEAARGQVANLLDCDPTEVVFTSGGSEANNHAIKGVYFALRYQGNHIITSAVEHPAVLEPCRFLESLGARITRLPVDGYGMVDPEQVRRAIDKDTILISIMHANNETGTIQPIEAIGEIARAAGILFHTDAAQSVGKIPTVMDALGVDLLSVAGHKLSAPKGVGALYIREGTPIVPLVHGAAHEAGRRAGTENVLLNVALGAACELAGEWTGAAEMIAMRDEFWQHLQNQFGNRISLNGHPTERLPNTLNVNFHGAIGAEILEQMPEVAASTGSACHAGAISLSPVLEAMGVPVSAGMGAVRFSLGRNTKYAELQRVLELLTQVVNTHNPT
- a CDS encoding TrkH family potassium uptake protein; the encoded protein is MSQLPYHWRRRIARLDLAWKKHYRRARLTYQFFQDDLYDFSQRAHPVLKALSIVLGVLVFGSLLIPLAMDSSRQSPVAMLVEQTLLVAFGLHFFTRLLLTPRKKELLRKRWAEGTGATLACAMGLDLLLADGRHLVSALQGIGVYGSDTLMLLAIQIYLVTLVTIKIIQAIPETIANSDNPAKLILSSFLGVILVGTLLLMLPASTHDRSGLELINALFMSTSAVCVTGLIVVDTATHLSRFGQSVILILIQLGGIGVITFATYLALYLSGGIGVSERSLLRGVVQQDDVRAVSRTLKRIVLFTLGFEGIGAAVYFFSWKEFIPDMGERLFFAVFHTVSAFCNAGFSVFSNSLADPSNAVSLPINIVTMSLIIVGGLGFTTVSELVQKYFGAPATRHRCLSVHSLIVLRMTAGLIVAGTLLVLAIEWHGVLAGYSTSEKFLLSLFQSVTSRTAGFNTLDTGALSAATSLIIMLLMIIGASPSSTAGGLKTTTVYVLFASMIATIQGKDRVEIASRTLPQSVIFRAISATFLAFLILSVCTIILTITEDFPFLDILFEQISAFMTVGLSRGITADLTNIGKLVLVFSMFLGRVGLLTFAVAFAVRSDNRTYSYPEEVVLVN
- a CDS encoding carboxymuconolactone decarboxylase family protein — translated: MHIPTKPLNAYPWWLKPFFWSQKRRYGSVLQPGLLWGRVPRLFAAVAILYGVLDRRSSPIDPVLRSLVTVRVSQINWCHFCVDINSATLARRSSSMDKVEALSGWRESDLFDEKERTVLEYTEAITRTDGQVSDDLMARLRMYFDDDALVELTGLIAFQNLSSKFNAALDVPAQGFCQVKTPESQDTEKTGTSVTQSPPKHQEIKS
- a CDS encoding DUF3047 domain-containing protein gives rise to the protein MRVGSMALVFLLGSAAFGASSIPLPFGSIQDGISPQWQAQEFRGTSPTHYELVEEEGTLALQASSQNQASGLVHEVEIDLATYPILQWRWKVENIIPDGNALTKAGDDYAARVYVVFPHWFRPNTKSINYIWANHLPQGQVVPNPFFSNARMVAVQSGNQHAGTWITQCRNVYQDYREIFGSIPPKAGAIALMTDTDNTGSQARAWYADIRLLAADSHADPQEYCP
- a CDS encoding DsrE/DsrF/TusD sulfur relay family protein; translated protein: MKVLLIFNREPYDNTDVTWNGLRLAEQLHKDAQEVRVFLMNDAVDMARNSCVPPEGYDQDLSQMLRELIAQGIPVKVCGTCMARCGIYKNEPYFEGAEKSTMQQLSQWVVDSDRVLSF
- a CDS encoding ArsR/SmtB family transcription factor, whose amino-acid sequence is MHSEQSQNWAAILKALAHPTRLLIAAELLQGTRCVTDMEDILPVSQANISQHLAVLRHAGLVDFAQDGALRCYYLSRPQLVAGFFDLLAQERSPIHKTKEQIQREKELSAEVKE